The following nucleotide sequence is from Pirellulales bacterium.
GATGGGGCAGTTCCAACTGGTCCGCTTCATGGGGGGCCTGTTGGCGACGGTCCTGCCGGTGCTGGACTACTTCAATATCGAAGCGGGCATCGCAGCCGGCGTCAAAGTTTCGCCAGCTTATCTGGCCTGGGCCACCTTGTATGCGGCGCTCTACAGCGGCGCGGCGCTGTTGGTCGCGCTCATCCTGTTTGAGGATCGCGATCTGGCCTAGTCTTTTCGGCACGACCGGAAGGTCTTGCCTAGCTTGTCGAGCATTTGCCGATTCCACGCGTTCTGGCGCTGGCATCGAGTTTTTCCCCCATTCGGGTCATGCCGATAAGTCCTTAGACACGGGTGGCGCCGGTTCTGCCGCACGCCCCGCGTGATCGTCTTCCCGCATTGGCGTTTCGACCCACCATGCACGATTTCTTGCGCACGAGCACCATTGCCTTACGCCGCTGCTGCGCGGCGCTGGCCATTAGCGTTCACCTTTCCGGCATCGCCGTGGCGCAGATCGAGCGGCTGCCCGACCCGGCCACCGAGATGCGACCCGCTGTGAACGAAGCCTGGTTCACCCAGCAACAATGGGGCGACCAAATCATTCACCGCGGCACGGCGATCGACGAGGTGTCGCCACACAATGCCGATGCCGGCCGCGTCCAGGAGGTGTGGCGCTGGCACGTATTGCCGGCGGGCATGATCTATCGAGCGTACCTGGCCGGCGAAAAAGAATCGCGGATGGCCGGCTATTGGAACTGGGAACAAGATGATGGCGCCTTGTGGGACATCACCTTGGGGGGACGCGCCGCGCTGTTGCGCTACGGCACCTTCGACCCCATTCTGCCACACGGTTTTGAAGTGCAGATCGAGGGCGCGGCGTTCCCGCGACTCGACCCCGATCGCAATCACGATTTGACCTATGCCGACTTTCGCTTTGGCGTGCCGTTGGTCTATAGCCACGGTCCATGGGAGTTGAAACTGGCCTATTACCATCTGAGTTCGCACGTCGGCGACGAGCAGATGATCCACAACAATTCGCTGTTCCGCGTCAACTATGTGCGCGACGCCATCGTTTGGGGGATGGCGTATCGCTGGACCCCCGATCTGCGACTGTATGGCGAAACTGCCTGGGCGTTCAACGCCGATGGCGGCGCCAAGCCGTGGGAGTTTCAGTTCGGCGCCGAATTCAGTCCGTTGACGCCGACAGGCATTCGGCCCGTGCCGTTCTGGGCGCTCAACGGCCACCTGCGGCAAGAGCACAACTACAGTGGCAACCTCGTAGCACAAATCGGCTTGCAGTGGCGCAGCGCGGCGACCGGCGCCCGGCTGCGCACCGGCTTCGAGTATTACAACGGCAAGAGCCGCCAATGGGAAATCTTCAATACGTTCGAACAACAGGCGGGGATCGGCCTGTGGTACGACTTTTGATCGCGGCGCTCGTTTGCTTGACCGACCGCGGCAGGCCGCTTAACCTGCATGCGACATGAGGCTAATTCTCCGCACCAGTGCAAGTCGCTCGTGAACTGAATCACCCGCCGCGCGATTCATTTCTTCCTCCCGACTTATCTAGGTGCATCCCTCATGTCGCTCCAACCATCTCATCGCGGCAGATATAGCGCCGCTTTTTTGCTGGTTTGCTATGCGCTAGTTCCATTGCGCTCCATTGCTGCGCCAACGTATTTTGTTGTTGGCGAGCCGCTGGGTTCGCAGAGCCACTTCGATTCCTACCTATTGCCGCTCGAAGCGCCCACAGACATCGCTGCCGCGCGCGACATGATAGCGAGCGGCGAGCACAAGATTGTCTTCGCGCGGATCGCCCCCGGTTCGGATGGCGTCAACCGCAACCAATATCCGCCCGAACAAATGTGGTCGTGGCACGTGACCGAGTTTCTGGGATTCGGCGACCTGGGCATCGAGATATACGACGGTTGGCCAACGTACGTCGAATCCGACGTGCCGGGTTGGATGGCTAATACGGGCGGTGTGGTTGGCTTCTGGAGCTACACCATCATTAGCGAGGTGCTCCCCGTGCCAGAACCGGCGACACTCCTATTGCTGCTCACCGGCGCCGTGGTCGCTGCTGGTTGGTGGCACTGGGCAACACGTTCATAGCCCCCCCTGCGGACTCGCGTCGCCACCGCTAAACTGAATAAGCCTTCTAAACAGCACACTACTTCTTGCAAGGAATATTCAATATGGCCACCGCCAGCGCACGTCATATATTAGTCGACAGCCAAGAAGCCTGCGACAAGCTGAAGACCGAGATCGAGGCCGGCGCCGACTTTGCCGAAGTGGCGAAGAAGCACTCCAAGTGTCCCTCCGGACGACAGGGGGGCGATCTCGGCAGCTTTCGGCCAGGGCAAATGGTGCCCGAATTCGACCGGGTGGTGTTCAAGGATGAAGTGGGCAAGGTCCACGGTCCGGTGAAGACGCAATTCGGGTATCATCTGATCGAGATCACCAACCGCAGCGGCTGAGAAACACGACTCGCCATGAGCACGCACGACGGATCGGGTGTCGCGTCAGAAACATCCGCGCCACGGCGCACTGGAGTGCGCTGGTGGCCGGCGGTATTGATCGTCGCGGTTGCCGCCGCGTTAGCCGCGGTGCAGTGGAACCGCTACGCCGACGTGCAGCAGTATCGCGTTCTGTGGGTGCTTTCGATCGCGGGGGCGACGGTCATTCTGCTGGCCGCCTGGGGGGCGCTGTTTTCGCGTCTGCCGGCCAAGGCGCGCGCGGCGATTGCGGTGACGTTTCTTTCCGTGGTGGCGCTCGGCGCCGCCACGCTGCGCATCGATGGTGTGACGGGCGATTTGCGGCCGATTCTGAAATGGCGTTTTGCCGCTCCGGAGACGATCGCCACATCGGGCAAAAATGTGGAGATTCAACTGGCCGGTACGCCACGCGACTTTCCACAATTCCTGGGACCCAATCGCAATTCGACTTTGCCAGACATCCGGCTCGACGCCGATTGGCAAGCACGGCCCCCCAAGCTGCTTTGGCGCCGCCCGGTGGGTGAATCGTGGGCTTCGTTCGCCATTGTCGGTGATTACGCCATTACCCAAGAACAGGCCGGGCAAGACGAGCAAATCGTTTGCTACGAGGCCGCCACTGGAAAGCCCGTGTGGCGGTATAGCTACCCAGCCGAGTTTCGCACCGTGATTGCCGGCACGGGGCCGAGAACCACACCGACCGTGGTGGATGGTCGCGTCTATGCCATGGGAGCAACCGGCATTTTGACCTGCCTCGATGGCAACACCGGCTCAAAAATCTGGTCGCGCGACACGTTGGCTGACGCCGGCGCGGAGAATCGCGAATGGGGCGTTTCGTGTTCTCCTTTGGTCACCGGCGAACTGGTGGTGGTGAGCGTCGGCGGACCGAACGAGGCGGCGCTGGCGGCCTACCAATGCCAAACCGGTGAACGCGCCTGGCACGCGGGCAAGGATTATGCGGGCTATAGCTCGCCAGTGCTCGCCACTCTCTGCGGCGTGTCGCAAATCTTGATCGTCAGCGCTCGCAGCGCCACGAGCCACGACCCCACAACAGGCCAAGTGCTCTGGGAGCGCGAATGGGGTTCTGGCAACGCCAACTGCGTCAACGCGATCCCAATTGGCGACAACCGTGTTTTTTTGAGTAGCGGCTACGGATTTGGCTGTGTGCTGTTGGAATTGACCAAGCATGGCGATGCCCTCGGCGTGGAGGAAGTTTGGCCTCACAATCGCAATATGAAGTGCAAAATCAGTAACCCCGTCGTGCATGGCGAGCACTTGTACGGCCTCGATGAAGGGGTGCTGGCCTGCCTCGATTTGCAAACCGGCAAGCGGCTATGGCGAGCCGGCCGCTACGGACATGGGCAATTGCTCTTGGTCGGCGATTTGATTCTGGTGCAGGCAGAATCGGGCGAGGTGCTGCTTGTGCGGCCCAATCCCAAAAAGCTCGAAGAAGTGGCAACCTTGCCTGCGCTCAACGACAAGACGTGGAATGTCCCGTCGCTGGCGGGCAATCTGCTCTTGGTCCGCAACGAACAAGAGGCGGCGGCGTTTGAACTACCATTGGCGCATTAATCCAGGCGGTTTGCCAACTCCTTTCCGGTCGAAATAATGAGACCATGTTGCAAGCTGCCGTCGAAACGCCCGGCCTGCTCCCCTTCGATCCCTTGGTGCGCGATTGGTTTGCGCGCCGTTTTGGCCAACCGACCGAGCCGCAGCGATTGGGCTGGGCCGAGATTATCGCTGGCCGTCACACGCTGATCGCGGCGCCGACCGGTTCTGGAAAGACGCTGGCCGCGTTTCTCGCCTCGATCGATCAACTCATCCGCGCATCGCGGCGCGGCGTGCTGCCCGAGACGACCCAAGTGGTTTATGTCTCGCCACTCAAGGCGCTGAGCAACGACATCCATCGCAACCTCGACGTCCCGCTGTCGGGCATTCGTGAATTGGCGGCACAGGCGGATGAACCGCTTGCGGAGATTCGCGCCGCCGTGCGGACTGGCGACACGCCGTCGTCCGAGCGGCAGAAGATGCTGCGCCGTCCGCCGCAAATTCTGGTCACTACGCCCGAGTCGTTGTACCTGTTGCTCACGTCGGCCAAGGGGCGCGAGATGCTCCGCGACGTGCGCACCGTGATTGTCGACGAGATTCATGCCTTAGCGCGGGACAAACGCGGCTCGCACCTGACGTTGTCGCTGGAGCGACTGGAACATTGGGTGGGACGGCCAATTCAGCGCATTGGCCTGTCGGCAACGCAGCGCCCGATGGAAGACATCGCGCGGTTCCTGGTCGGCACGCGCGATGTTCAAGCTGGGATCGCGGATTGCGCGATTATCGATGTTGGCCACGTGCGCGAACTTGATCTTACGGTGCAAGCCCCCCCCAGCGAACTTGCGGCGGTCTGTTCGCATGAGCAGTGGGACGAGATCTACGCGCAACTTGCCGACTTGATTGCCAGTCATCGCAGTACGCTGGTCTTTGTGAACACCCGCCGGATGGCCGAACGGGTGGCGCATCGACTGATTCAAGAACTCGGCCCAGACGCCGTGGCCAGTCATCACGGCAGCCTGGCGCGCGAGACTCGTCTGTCGGCAGAGGAACGGCTAAAGAATGGCCAGCTCAAAGCGGTCGTGGCTACCGCCTCGCTGGAGCTTGGAATCGATGTTGGCTTTGTCGACCTGGTGTGTCAGGTTGGCACTCCCCGTTCCATTGCCACGCTGCTTCAGCGGGTTGGGCGTTCTGGCCACGCATTGGGTCTCGTGCCGAAGGGACGCCTGCTGCCGCTGACGCGCGACGAACTGTTGGAATGTTTGGCGCTGGTCCGCGCGGTGCGGCGCCGGCAGCTTGACCGGATCATCATTCCCCGCGCGCCGCTCGACGTGCTGGCGCAACAAATCGTGGCGATGACCGCCTGCGACGAATGGTCGGAAACGGAACTATTGGAAACCGTGCGCCGTGCGGCGCCCTATCGCGATTTAACGCCGGCCGCATTTGCGGATGTGCTCAACTTGCTCACCAACGGCATCAGCGGCGCACGGCACGGCGCCTATCTGCACCGCGACGAAATCAATGGCACGCTCAAGGCGCGGCGCGGCGCGCGGATTGCTGCGACTAGCTCCGGCGGAACGATCCCGGAGACCGGCGATTTTCGCGTCGTGACAGCGAACGACCGAACCTTTGTCGGCACGCTGAACGAAGACTTCGCGCTGGAGAGCCTGGCGGGCGACATCTTCCTATTGGGCAATCAATCGTGGCGCATCCTCTATGTGCGCGGCGGCGAAGTGACGGTCGAGGACGCGCATGGCGCGCCGGCGACCGTGCCGTTTTGGCTGGGAGAGGGCCCGGGACGCACCAATGAACTTTCGGCGGAGGTTGTGGCGCTGCGCGGCGAAGTCGCCGCGCGTGTGGCGCTCGCCGGCGGAATGGAGCCCGACCTGAGCGAGGCGGTGGAGTGGCTGCAAACGGAGTGCTGCGCGCCGGTCGAAGCGGCCCAGCAGGCCGCGCGCTATGTGGCCGCGCAGCAAGCGGCGCTGGGAGTGGTGCCGTCGCAACAGCAGATCGTTTTCGAACGCTTCTTCGACGAATCGGGCGGCATGCAGCTTGTGATCCATGCGCCGTTTGGCGCTCGCGTCAATCGGGCGTGGGGCCTGGCGATGCGCAAGCGCTTTTGCCGCAGTTTCGATTTCGAACTGCAAGCGGCGGCCGACGACAACGCGATCCTCTTGTCGATCGGGCCACAACATAGCTTCGCGATCGATGCCCTGTTCGGCATGTTGTCGCCGCGCAATGCCGAAGAGCTCTTGGTGCAAGCGCTATTGGCCGCACCGATGTTTCAAACCCGCTGGCGCTGGAATGTGACTTGCGCTTTGGCCGTGCTGCGGCAACGCGGCGGCAAGAAGATTCCCCCTTTCCTGCAGCGTTTCCGTTCCGACGATCTGCTGGCGTCGGTGTTTCCAGAAACCGTGGGCTGTCTGGAAAATCACTCGGGAGACATCGAGATACCCGATCATCCCCTCGTCCGGCAAACGCTCAACGATTGCCTGCATCAGGCAATGGACCTCGATACCTGGATCGGCGTGCTCGGCAGCCGCGAACAGGGCGGCATCGAGTTCATCGCGCGCGACACGCGCGAGCCCTCTCCGTTTGCGCATGAGATCCTAAACGCCAACCCCTACACGTTCCTCGACGACGCGCCGCTCGAAGAGCGCCGCGTGCGGGCGCTGACGTTACGCAGGTCGCTGTCGTTCGAAGCGCTCTCTGATCTGGGGCGGCTCGACCCGGAGGCGATTGATCTGGTGGTCGCAGAGGCGCAGCCGCAGGTCCGCGACGCCGATGAGTTGCACGACGCGCTGTTGACCTTGACAGCGCTCTCGATTGAAGACTTTCGGCATTGGAGCGGTTGGTTCGATCGACTCGTTGCGGCCGGGCGTGCCACGCTCGTCGAGCGCGCGGGGGAAGGTCCGCTGTGGGTCGCCGCCGAACGTTGGCCCGCGGTGTCCGCCATCTATCGCGGGGCGCAAGCCCGCCCCAGCGTGTCGCTACCGGCGCATCTCGATCGCGCCTGGGAGCGGACCGAGGCGCTCTCACTGCTGGTGCGCGGTCATATACAATCGTCCGGGCCAATCACCGTGGAAGCTCTGGCAGCGCGATTGGGCCTTTCGACAGCGGAGGTCGGCGCGGCGCTCGAGGCGCAGGAAGGTGAAGGCACGGTGATGCGCGGGCATTATCGCGCCAGCGCTGCTACAACCAACGACAACACCGGCGCAGTCGAGTGGTGCGATCGACGCCTGCTGGCGCGTATTCACCGGCTGACGCTCGACGGACTGCGGCGACAGATTCAACCGGTCGAGGCAATCGATTACCTGCGGTTCCTGGCGGCGCACCAGGGAATTCTCGGCGAACAGCGGCCGCTCGGTGTCGGCGGCCTGCGCTCGACAATCGAGCAATTGCAAGGCTATGAGATGCCGGCCGGTGTCTGGGAAACGCGCGCCTTGCCCGCGCGCGTGTCGGACTACGAACCGGCGCTGTTGGATCAATTGGCGATGTCCGGCATTCTGGCCTGGGGACGCCTGCGCACGCCACGCCGCGATCCGGAGGATGGTCCCAGTTCGGCGGGCATGACCCGCGCGGCTGGCATCACGCTGGCACAGCGCGAAGATCTGGCCTGGTTGATTCCGCCCGATCGCGCGAGCGACATGCCTCTGCGTGGCAACGCGCAAACCGTGCTGGAACTTTTGGAATCGCGCGGCGCGCTCTTCTATCACGAATTACGCTCGGCGGCCGACTTGCTGGAGGCTCATTTGGACGACGCCCTGCAAGAGCTAGCCGCCGCGGGCCTGGTCTCCGCCGACACCTTTGGCGCGGTGCGCTGGATTGCCACGCGTGACCGCGCCAGCCTAGACCGCAAGCGGCGTCACGCGCGCCGTCGCGGCGCGCTGGCGGCATCGCCCGCCACCTCGGGGCGCTGGTCCCGGTTTCCGGGCGTTTTCAAACCGCCGACCGAAGAAGAGCGCTTGAACCGCTGGGCGCGGCAACTGCTTTCTCGCTGGGGGGTGGTGTTCCGCGACCTGCTACTACGCGAAAACTCGACGCCCCCTTGGGGCGATCTGGTGCGCGTCTATCGGCGCATGGAAGCGCGGGGCGAAATTCGCGGTGGCCGATTTGTGGCGGCAGTCGGAGGGGAGCAATACGCGCTGCCGGGCATCGTGGAGTCGCTGCGCCGCTTCCGCGACAAAGAGCTAAGTCGTGAGTGGTTCGTTGTGTCGGCAGCCGATCCCTTGAATCTGGCGGGCATCCTGACCGACGAGCCGCGCGTCCCTTCGATCCATACTTACACACTGGCGGTGCGGGATGGGAGGCTGATCGCCTCGCGCCAAGCAGGTGAGCTGCGCTGGCACGACGAAATTCCGCCCGATGAAGTGGCGGAAATTAGCCGACGCCTGCGGCGCAGCGTTTGAGCGCTCGTGCGAGTCGAAACGCGCAGCGCGCCTTGCTACCATAGTGCCTCGAACGTTGACCCGCGCATTCCCAGGAGCCGCATCATGCGTGTCGCGATTGCCGCCATTGTTCTGTTAGCTGCCTCGCTGTGCCGCGCGGAGGACGCCGCGGATCGCGCGCAATTGAGTGTCGGGGCCGCCGCGGTGAATATCCAGGCCGACGACTCCATGGTGATTGGCGGCGGCATCCACGGCGGCGCCGTACAGGGCCAAGACGGACAACTGCGAGCCGTGGCGGTGGTGCTGGAGAAGCCTGGCTCGCCGAGAGCGGCGATCGTTGCGTGCGACGTGTTGATGCTTAATCGCGACCTGCTCGACCCGGTGGTGGATCAGATCAGCAAGAAACACGGCATCCCGGCCGAAGCGATTCTGATCAACGCCACGCACACGCATCATGCGCCCAGTACGGTCACAGTCCACGGCTACGCGCGCGACGAGGAGTTTTGTCGCCGAGTTCAAGCGGCAATTGTCAGCGCGGTCGATGGGGCGGTCGAGCAACTCGCCGACGCCCGATTTTTCTTCTGCTTGGGCGAGGAATCGTCGGTGGGGCAGAACAGCCGGCTGCTGTTGGGTGACAACACCGTCTTCTGGACAGGCAAGTACGACGACGCCCTCCGCCCGACTGGTCCCTTCGATCCAGAACTGCCTGTGCTTGCTTTCAAAGGCCAAGACGGCAAATTGCGAGCGCTGATTTTCAATCACTCGACGCACACGATCGGCGCGCGAACCGCTGGCCGCTCCCCGTCGTTTTATGGTCTTGCCGCGCAAGAACTGGAGCAGGAACATGGTGGCGTGGTGTCGTTCTTGGAAGGCGCGTCAGGATCGACGCACAATTTGACGCTCAATTGCGCCGAGATGATCTTGCGCATCAAAGCAGCGGTGAATCGTGCGCTCGCGCTGGCCGAGCCGCTGCCGGTGGATCAAATTCGAGCGGCCAAGAGGCCATTCAAGTATCGAGTTCGCAAGTTCGACGAGGCGCAAGAAGAAGCGACCGTTGGCGCCTATTGCCAGCGCCGGATTCCTAGCGTTTGGGAGAGCGTGGCCAAAGTGTTTCGCCAGCAGCGCGCCGTCTTGGCGCCGCATCAGGGAGAAGAGCGCAGTACTTGGCTACAAGTGATCACGATTGGCGATGTGGCGATCGTGGGGGTGCCCGCCGAATTCTTTACGCGGCTTGGACAGGAGATCAAACGCCGCTCTCCTTATCGCTATACCTATGTGGCCGAGTTGGCCAACGATTGGATTGGCTATCTGCCCGACCGAGAAGGGTTTGAACTTGGCGGTTATCAAACTTGGACCGGGCTGCACAGCCTGGCCGAGCGCGGCACGGGCGAAGCCGTGGTCGATGCCGCAGTGGCCATGCTGAATGAGATGCATCATGAATAAATGGATCTGGCGTTGCCTCTTGTGGTCTTGCTGCGGCGCCGCCTGGGGCGAAGAGTCGCAGAGCCCGCTTGCCCCGGGGGATGAATTCCAAACCTTTCAGTTGGCCGACGAGCGACTGACGATTGAATTGGTGGCGGCCGAGCCAGATGTCATTGACCCGGTGGCCTGCGCTTGGGACGAGCGGGGAAACCTCTATGTCGTCGAAATGCGCGACTATCCCGAAGGGCCGGCGCCGGCAGGGCAGATCAAGTTGCTCAGAGATACCGATGGCGACGGTCGCTACAGCCAATCCAGCGTGTTCGCCAGCGAACTGAACTATCCCACTAGCGTGCTGCCGTACCGCGGCGGCGTATTCGTCACTGCGGCGCCCAATTTGTGGTATTTCAAAGACACCGACGGCGACGGGCAGGCCGACGAGCGACGCGTGGTCTTCACTGGCTTTGGCGAAGGCAACCAGCAACTGCGGGTCAACGGCCTGACCTGGGGGCGCGATGGCTGGATCTATGGCTCCAATGGACGGAGCGATGGCGAAGTGCGCCGGCCCGAGCAACCGTCGGAGAGCGCCGTCTCGCTGCGCCGGCACGACTTTCGCTTTCATCCTGAAACTTTGGCGTTTGAGCCGATGGCCGGCACAAGTCAGTACGGCGTGGCGGTCAACGACGCCGGCGATCACTTTCTCAGTTGGAACACGGTGCCGATGCGGCACATGGTGATCGCCGATGCCTGGCTGGCGCGACACCCAGGGTTGGCCGGCGCCTCGGCATTGAACATCTTGATCGATGCCAGCAAGACGGGGCGCGTCTATCCGCTGGCGCTGCCGCGGACTTTCAATCGCGAATCGATTCAGCATTTCAACGCAAGTTGTGGGCTGGCCATCTATCGAGGCGACGCGTTGCCAACCGAATACGTTGGCAACGCCTTGGTGTGCGAGGCGTTATTGGGCCTGGTTCATCGCCGAGTGCTCGTGCCCGACGGCGCCACCTATCGCGGCGAGCGCGGACCGCAAGAGGTAGAGCGCGAATTACTGGCGGCAAGCGATCCTTGGTTTCGGCCTGTCAACTTAACGACCGGCCCCGACGGCGCGCTGTACGTGGTCGACTTCTATCGCAAATGGGTCGAGCATCCGCAGTTTGTGCCGGAGGCGTCGCGCGGCGGCGTCGATTATCGCACCGGCGACGATCGCGGACGAATCTGGCGGATTCGCCAAAAGGATCGGCCTGCCGCGGCGGCCGCGCCCTGGCCAGACCAGTGCGATACCGCTGCTTTGGTCGATCGACTCGATCATGCTTGTGGCTGGCAGCGCGACGCGGCCCAGCGATTACTGCTCACGCGGGGCGACTCGCCAACCGTCGATCTGGTTCGGCGTGGATTGGATGCGACCCGCAGCGTCCAAGGACGCCGGTTGGCGTTGGCAACGCTAAATGCCTTGGACGAGCTACCTTCAGAACTGCTGCTGAAGTCCCTGAATTATCCGGAAGCGGAGATTCGGGAGTTGGCGCTCACGCTGATTCCCGAGCAGCGACGTCCTGAACCTCAGTTTGTCACCAGCGTATTGAAGTTGGCCACCGATGAGAGTCCACGCGTTCGATTGCAAGCCGCGCTGGCGCTCGGCGAACTCAAGCTGCCGGCGGCGCTCAACGCCATGGCAACCCTCGCCTCAGCGCACCCCGACGACAAGTGGCTGCGACTGGCGCTCTTGAGCGGACTGGCCGAGCGCGAGCTTGAGTTCGTCAGACAAGTCGTGGCTCAAGCGCCCCAGTGGCTGGCGGCGCCTAACGCCGCGCAGCAATCGGCGCTGCGCGATGTTGGTGAATTGTTGGGCAGACGTGGAGATCAAGCTGAACTGACCAGCGCGCTGGCGCTGGACGACAAAGGTAAACTATCGCCGGGCCAACTGGCCCTGACGACCGGCATTGGCACGGGATTGGAAACAACCGGCAAGCGTCTCGATATGGCGCTCGCCGGCGATTCGCAGGCGGCTCGGCGACTTGCGGCGCTGCTTGAGCAAGCGGTGACAATCGCCAGCAACGCCAATCAGACCGCGGAGCATCGCGCGTTGGCGATTGAACTGCTGTCGAGCGCAGCCCCCCGCAAGACGCTAGACGTGCTGTCGCTACTAGACGCGAATCAACCCGACGAAGTGCAGTTGGCCGCGGCACGGGCCATGGGCCGTTGGGCAGATTTCGAGCTAGCTCGCTCCGCGATGGAGTTATGGGGTCGGCTTTCGACCAAGACGCGGCGTCAATTCGCCTCATCACTATTGCGTACGCAGCCGATGGTGGCCGTCTTGCTCGATGGGCTGGAGGCAGGAACCGTCGCCGATGGCGAACTCGATGCGGCGCAGCGCGAGGCCCTCTGGCGTATCGACGACGGCGCGTTACGCGCTCGGGTGGGCAAGCTCATTGGCGAACCTGGCAAGTCGGACCGCTCCGCAGTG
It contains:
- a CDS encoding DUF1207 domain-containing protein, translating into MHDFLRTSTIALRRCCAALAISVHLSGIAVAQIERLPDPATEMRPAVNEAWFTQQQWGDQIIHRGTAIDEVSPHNADAGRVQEVWRWHVLPAGMIYRAYLAGEKESRMAGYWNWEQDDGALWDITLGGRAALLRYGTFDPILPHGFEVQIEGAAFPRLDPDRNHDLTYADFRFGVPLVYSHGPWELKLAYYHLSSHVGDEQMIHNNSLFRVNYVRDAIVWGMAYRWTPDLRLYGETAWAFNADGGAKPWEFQFGAEFSPLTPTGIRPVPFWALNGHLRQEHNYSGNLVAQIGLQWRSAATGARLRTGFEYYNGKSRQWEIFNTFEQQAGIGLWYDF
- a CDS encoding PEP-CTERM sorting domain-containing protein (PEP-CTERM proteins occur, often in large numbers, in the proteomes of bacteria that also encode an exosortase, a predicted intramembrane cysteine proteinase. The presence of a PEP-CTERM domain at a protein's C-terminus predicts cleavage within the sorting domain, followed by covalent anchoring to some some component of the (usually Gram-negative) cell surface. Many PEP-CTERM proteins exhibit an unusual sequence composition that includes large numbers of potential glycosylation sites. Expression of one such protein has been shown restore the ability of a bacterium to form floc, a type of biofilm.), coding for MSLQPSHRGRYSAAFLLVCYALVPLRSIAAPTYFVVGEPLGSQSHFDSYLLPLEAPTDIAAARDMIASGEHKIVFARIAPGSDGVNRNQYPPEQMWSWHVTEFLGFGDLGIEIYDGWPTYVESDVPGWMANTGGVVGFWSYTIISEVLPVPEPATLLLLLTGAVVAAGWWHWATRS
- a CDS encoding peptidylprolyl isomerase yields the protein MATASARHILVDSQEACDKLKTEIEAGADFAEVAKKHSKCPSGRQGGDLGSFRPGQMVPEFDRVVFKDEVGKVHGPVKTQFGYHLIEITNRSG
- a CDS encoding PQQ-like beta-propeller repeat protein, with translation MSTHDGSGVASETSAPRRTGVRWWPAVLIVAVAAALAAVQWNRYADVQQYRVLWVLSIAGATVILLAAWGALFSRLPAKARAAIAVTFLSVVALGAATLRIDGVTGDLRPILKWRFAAPETIATSGKNVEIQLAGTPRDFPQFLGPNRNSTLPDIRLDADWQARPPKLLWRRPVGESWASFAIVGDYAITQEQAGQDEQIVCYEAATGKPVWRYSYPAEFRTVIAGTGPRTTPTVVDGRVYAMGATGILTCLDGNTGSKIWSRDTLADAGAENREWGVSCSPLVTGELVVVSVGGPNEAALAAYQCQTGERAWHAGKDYAGYSSPVLATLCGVSQILIVSARSATSHDPTTGQVLWEREWGSGNANCVNAIPIGDNRVFLSSGYGFGCVLLELTKHGDALGVEEVWPHNRNMKCKISNPVVHGEHLYGLDEGVLACLDLQTGKRLWRAGRYGHGQLLLVGDLILVQAESGEVLLVRPNPKKLEEVATLPALNDKTWNVPSLAGNLLLVRNEQEAAAFELPLAH
- a CDS encoding DEAD/DEAH box helicase — protein: MLQAAVETPGLLPFDPLVRDWFARRFGQPTEPQRLGWAEIIAGRHTLIAAPTGSGKTLAAFLASIDQLIRASRRGVLPETTQVVYVSPLKALSNDIHRNLDVPLSGIRELAAQADEPLAEIRAAVRTGDTPSSERQKMLRRPPQILVTTPESLYLLLTSAKGREMLRDVRTVIVDEIHALARDKRGSHLTLSLERLEHWVGRPIQRIGLSATQRPMEDIARFLVGTRDVQAGIADCAIIDVGHVRELDLTVQAPPSELAAVCSHEQWDEIYAQLADLIASHRSTLVFVNTRRMAERVAHRLIQELGPDAVASHHGSLARETRLSAEERLKNGQLKAVVATASLELGIDVGFVDLVCQVGTPRSIATLLQRVGRSGHALGLVPKGRLLPLTRDELLECLALVRAVRRRQLDRIIIPRAPLDVLAQQIVAMTACDEWSETELLETVRRAAPYRDLTPAAFADVLNLLTNGISGARHGAYLHRDEINGTLKARRGARIAATSSGGTIPETGDFRVVTANDRTFVGTLNEDFALESLAGDIFLLGNQSWRILYVRGGEVTVEDAHGAPATVPFWLGEGPGRTNELSAEVVALRGEVAARVALAGGMEPDLSEAVEWLQTECCAPVEAAQQAARYVAAQQAALGVVPSQQQIVFERFFDESGGMQLVIHAPFGARVNRAWGLAMRKRFCRSFDFELQAAADDNAILLSIGPQHSFAIDALFGMLSPRNAEELLVQALLAAPMFQTRWRWNVTCALAVLRQRGGKKIPPFLQRFRSDDLLASVFPETVGCLENHSGDIEIPDHPLVRQTLNDCLHQAMDLDTWIGVLGSREQGGIEFIARDTREPSPFAHEILNANPYTFLDDAPLEERRVRALTLRRSLSFEALSDLGRLDPEAIDLVVAEAQPQVRDADELHDALLTLTALSIEDFRHWSGWFDRLVAAGRATLVERAGEGPLWVAAERWPAVSAIYRGAQARPSVSLPAHLDRAWERTEALSLLVRGHIQSSGPITVEALAARLGLSTAEVGAALEAQEGEGTVMRGHYRASAATTNDNTGAVEWCDRRLLARIHRLTLDGLRRQIQPVEAIDYLRFLAAHQGILGEQRPLGVGGLRSTIEQLQGYEMPAGVWETRALPARVSDYEPALLDQLAMSGILAWGRLRTPRRDPEDGPSSAGMTRAAGITLAQREDLAWLIPPDRASDMPLRGNAQTVLELLESRGALFYHELRSAADLLEAHLDDALQELAAAGLVSADTFGAVRWIATRDRASLDRKRRHARRRGALAASPATSGRWSRFPGVFKPPTEEERLNRWARQLLSRWGVVFRDLLLRENSTPPWGDLVRVYRRMEARGEIRGGRFVAAVGGEQYALPGIVESLRRFRDKELSREWFVVSAADPLNLAGILTDEPRVPSIHTYTLAVRDGRLIASRQAGELRWHDEIPPDEVAEISRRLRRSV